In Polypterus senegalus isolate Bchr_013 chromosome 12, ASM1683550v1, whole genome shotgun sequence, the following are encoded in one genomic region:
- the LOC120541065 gene encoding cytochrome b-c1 complex subunit 9: protein MALTGRFYNLFFKRTSVFTLSIVVGTVLFERVFDQAADGLFEQLNRGKLWKHIKHNYENPQE, encoded by the exons ATGGCGTTGACCGGCAGGTTTTACAATTTGTTCTTTAAGAGGACCTCTGTATTCACCCTCTCTATTGTAGTGGGGACGGTACTTTTCGAGCGTGTCTTCGACCAGGCTGCAGATGGGCTTTTTGAACAGCTGAACCGTGGG AAATTATGGAAGCACATCAAGCACAATTATGAAAATCCACAGGAATAA